The DNA sequence GGCGCGGCGGAACCGGCGCTGGAGGCCGAGGTGCTGCTGCGCTTCCTCCTGGGCTGGGACCGCGCAGGACTGTACGCCCGCTGGGACGAGCCCGTGCCCGAGGAGGTGTTCGCCCGTTACGGCGCGTTGCTCCGGGAGCGGGCGCGGCACCGGCCCCTGCACTACATCGTGGGCGAGCGGGAGTTCATGGGCCTGCGCTTCGCCGTCGATGAGCGCGTCCTGATCCCCCGGCCGGAGACCGAAGTCCTGGTGGAGTACGTGGCGCAGTGGGTGCGCGAACAGCACGCGGCCAGTGTGGCCGACATCGGCACCGGCAGCGGCGCCATCGCCATCAGTCTGGCGCACCTGGTGCCGGAGATCCTCGTCTTTGCCACCGATATCTCGCCCGAGGCGCTGGCGGTCGCGCGCGCCAACGCAGAGCGGCACGGCGTCGCCCCGCGCGTCCACTTCCGCGCAGGCGATCTCTTCCAGGCGCTGCCGGCTCTATGGCGCGGGCGGCTCGATGTCGTGGTCAGCAACCCGCCCTACGTCCCGCAGGACCAGGCCTTTCTCCTCGCCCCGGAGATCCGTGAGTTCGAGCCTCGTCAGGCGATCTTCGTGCCGGGGGACGGGAGCCTGCTGCATCGGCGACTGATCGCCGATGCCGCGACATGGCTGCGGCCGGGCGGCCTGCTGGCGATGGAGGTCGGAGCCGGCCAGGCCGACGCCGTCGCTGGCGCGATTGAGCAGGACGGCCGCTACGGCGATGTGCTCCGGCTGCCGGACGGCGTGGGGATCGAGCGGGCTGTCGCCGCCCGCCGGCGCCACCGTGCGGCGGAGGGAGACCTCCGGAGCGGGCGAAAGTAAGTAGCCGACGATGTCCTACTACGGGCTCACCTTCGCCAACGTCGGCGATCTGACGCCCCGCCCTCTCCCGATCATCCGCGTCGAGCCCCACGAGCGCCGCGCGCCCCGGCGCGCCCTGGAGGTGCTCCGCCGCGGCGGCGTCATCGTCTATCCCACGGACACGGTCTACGGCCTGGGCTGCCGGATCGACGACGAGGGCGCCGTGCGCCGCATCATCTCCCTGAAAGGCCGCGGGCTCGACGATCCGCTGCCGGTGTTGCTGGCCGATCCCGCCCAGCTGGAGGAGTACGGGACGGCGGTGTCCGCGGCGGCGCGCCGGCTGGCGGCGCTGTACTGGCCGGGACCGCTGACCATCGTGGTGCGCCGCTCCGCCCGCATTCCCGCCTTCGTCACCGGCGGCGGAGAGACCGTCGGCCTGCGCGTGCCCGGGCATCCCATGCCGCGCGCGCTGGTGCGCGACCTGGGTGTGCCGATCGTCGGCACCAGCGCCAACACCCACGGCGCGCCGGCCCCGGTGACGGCGCAGGGGGCGGTCTTCGAGCTGGGGGATCGGGTCGATCTGGTCATCGACGGCGGACGCGTCCCGCTGGGTCTGCCGTCCACCGTTGTCGATGCCACGGCGGACCCTCCCCGTCTGATCCGCCAGGGGGCGGTCGTCCTGCGGGACGTGGCCGCGTAGCCGATGCGCGTCGCCCTGGCCAGCGACCACGCCGGCTATCGCCTGAAGGAAGAACTGAAACCCTTCCTGCGGGAGCTGGGACACGAGGTGCGGGATTTCGGGACCCACTCCGAAGATCCCGTGGACTATCCCGACGTCATCGCCCCGGCCGCGGAGGCGGTGGCCCGCGGGGACTGCGAGCGCGGGATCGTCATCGGCGGCTCGGGCAACGGCGAGGCGATGGTGGCCAACAAGGTGCCGGGGGTGCGGTGCGCGCTGTGCCACGACGTGACGACGGCCCGCCTGGCGCGCGCTCACAACGACGCCAACATGCTGGCCCTGGGCCAGCGGATCGTCGGCAGCGAGGTGGCCCGCGACATCGTGGCCACCTGGCTGCTGACGCCCTTCGAGGGCGGCCGGCACGAGCAGCGGGTGCGGAAGATCGAGGCTCTGGAACGCGGGGCGGCCGACACCCCCGGGCGCGGCGGCCACCGGGGGTAGCGGACATCCCATCGGGTCGGGGAGGTGCGAGCGTGAGCAGGGGCAAAGTCTATGTCTTCGATCACCCCCTGATCCTGCACAAGGTGACCATCCTGCGCGACAAGCGCACCGGGCACAAGGAGTTCCGCGAGCTCGTCGAGGAACTGGCGATGCTCATGGCCTATGAGGTGACGCGGTCGCACCCCACGCGCGAGATCGAGGTGGAGACCCCGCTGGCCACGGCCCGAGGGCGCACCATCGCCGGCCAGGAGATCGCCGTCGTCCCCATTCTGCGCGCCGGGCTGGCCATGGAGGCGGGGATCACCCGCCTCATCCCCACGGCGCGTGTCGGCCACCTGGGCATCTACCGCGATCCGGAATCCCTGGAACCCGTGCCCTACTACGCCAAACTGCCGGAGGACATCGCCGAGCGCGAGGTGCTGATCGTCGACCCGATGCTGGCCACGGGCGGGTCGACGGTGTCGGCGA is a window from the Armatimonadota bacterium genome containing:
- a CDS encoding L-threonylcarbamoyladenylate synthase; this translates as MSYYGLTFANVGDLTPRPLPIIRVEPHERRAPRRALEVLRRGGVIVYPTDTVYGLGCRIDDEGAVRRIISLKGRGLDDPLPVLLADPAQLEEYGTAVSAAARRLAALYWPGPLTIVVRRSARIPAFVTGGGETVGLRVPGHPMPRALVRDLGVPIVGTSANTHGAPAPVTAQGAVFELGDRVDLVIDGGRVPLGLPSTVVDATADPPRLIRQGAVVLRDVAA
- the upp gene encoding uracil phosphoribosyltransferase, coding for MSRGKVYVFDHPLILHKVTILRDKRTGHKEFRELVEELAMLMAYEVTRSHPTREIEVETPLATARGRTIAGQEIAVVPILRAGLAMEAGITRLIPTARVGHLGIYRDPESLEPVPYYAKLPEDIAEREVLIVDPMLATGGSTVSAIDTLKQRGCKTIRVLAIIAAPEGIEKVHRAHPDVEIYTAAIDSHLNDHGYIVPGLGDAGDRLYGTR
- the rpiB gene encoding ribose 5-phosphate isomerase B — its product is MRVALASDHAGYRLKEELKPFLRELGHEVRDFGTHSEDPVDYPDVIAPAAEAVARGDCERGIVIGGSGNGEAMVANKVPGVRCALCHDVTTARLARAHNDANMLALGQRIVGSEVARDIVATWLLTPFEGGRHEQRVRKIEALERGAADTPGRGGHRG
- the prmC gene encoding peptide chain release factor N(5)-glutamine methyltransferase, which codes for MTIREAFLYGRRHLEGLGAAEPALEAEVLLRFLLGWDRAGLYARWDEPVPEEVFARYGALLRERARHRPLHYIVGEREFMGLRFAVDERVLIPRPETEVLVEYVAQWVREQHAASVADIGTGSGAIAISLAHLVPEILVFATDISPEALAVARANAERHGVAPRVHFRAGDLFQALPALWRGRLDVVVSNPPYVPQDQAFLLAPEIREFEPRQAIFVPGDGSLLHRRLIADAATWLRPGGLLAMEVGAGQADAVAGAIEQDGRYGDVLRLPDGVGIERAVAARRRHRAAEGDLRSGRK